From the Mus musculus strain C57BL/6J chromosome 10, GRCm38.p6 C57BL/6J genome, the window TCCCTCCATCTTACCACCCATCCACAAACACTCACCCACCATGGACtaacccacctgcccacccatcaGCTCTCATTGGCCATCTGTAGGTGTGGCACATGGCCACACTAGGTGCTGGGACGGAGCACTGAAGGAGACACACGCAGTGGTGAGCTTCACGGAGGTGCAAGACCACAGGAGAGCCTTAGAGTGTCCGTGGCATGGGCTGAGGCTGCCGTgtcagcaggaggaggaggaagagacatcGGTGGtccagtcagaggacagcttgtgctaaggcccaggccaggccaggccaggctgggACTGGGATTGGGAGGCAGGTGAGAGACATCAGGTGACAGACAGGCTCTGTTCTAACTTCGACACATCTTGGAGAGACACACGGGCATTTGGATTAAGATGGCCACATCCTTGCCTCTCTGCCTGCTGGGGCAGCATCATGAAGGCTGGTGCCAAAAGGGCTTCACAGACTGCTGTGTGGATGGAGCCTCAGATCCCTTCAGTGAGGCACAGGGGTTGTCAGGTCCACCCAAAGCCCCGGCAAGGGAGGCATACCTGCCACCTTCACATCTATGTGACCCATTCTCTCGGTCCAGCTGGACCCCAGGGAGGTGGGATGGGCTCAGGTCACTTGCCCAGGTGGCAAAGACAGGGTGCAGCCCTGAGGTCCAATGAGCGGCAAGTGAGCTGCACCCACATCCCAGCCGGAAGGGAATGGCAGTCCTGTCCCAGCTCCCTTTAGTGAGGGCGAGATACAGCTGGCTGGGGCTGACGCAACCTCTGCATAAGCACAACCCACCCAGAGGGCCCATGAGCATACCAAGTTACGGCCTCATTGTTGAAGTACCTGGACCTAGCCTTGCCTGAAGGCCTTGAGGACCAGGCCAGGCCCAGCCTCGGAGCAGAGCCTAGGGCCCTCCCAGGTGTGGCATCACAGGGCACAGGGCATGACACACATGTGCGTGGCTGCTGTAGGTCCCTTTGGTATTTATTTCGAGTGTGCATGACCTGCACGGCATGGCGAGcaggtgaaggtcagaggactcagttctctccctgctctggctGGCCAGGGTTCCAGGCAGTCTCCCGTCAGGTGCCCATCATCACACTACAGCTTCTTGTTCTTGCTCAGCCGGTTGTGGCGCCAGATATTCTGTTTGCGAAGTAGTCGCCAGTACTCTCGGGACTCTGGTTCTAGTTCCTCTAGCTTTTTGGGGGGACCCAAGTTCACCTGGAACAGCCTGAGGGTGAGAGGCAGGGCAGCATGGACATCCTGTAGCTCCAGGGCGTGATTGGGGTCCAGGTGGGCCTCTACACCCAGTCCTGGTTCTCAGTGTCAGAGACTGAGCCTAAGGGACCTGGTCATCCCCACTCTGCTTCCcgtctgcccctctgccccttgGTCTCTTGTTCCAGCCACATAGGCCTCTTCTCTGCTCCCAGAGAATTGGCTCTGTCCTTCCCCAGGACCTTTGCACAAGGCACACCTTCTACTACTTGGTCCTGGATCCATGTGGCCTCCCCAGGAAACACTTATTGCCCAGTCTGCATCCCACTGCCCCTGCCTCTCCCAATCTCCTGAGAATGTAGCccaccatatctgcctgctcAGGTAACTGGTTCCCAGCTTGCCCTGGGAAGGGGATACTTGTGCTGTTGACcaaccctctgggtccctggaaCAAGGGTAGCTGGGGATCAGTCATAAATGTCAAGAAGCAGAGTCCTGCTGCCCCCTTCAGCCTTTGGGGACATATGGTCTTGTGTACTCACTGGCATCCAGAACCACCCATGACAAGGGTAGACGAGCACAGCAGGCCTCAGGGGGCTATCCTGGAGCCCCATGTTCCTGAAGGCTGGGTGTCAGGATTCCTATGCAGTGTGGTACACTCACCATGTGGGGTACTCGGAGTCTGCCTTCAGGGCCACATCCTGGCCTTCCTTGTAGATGTTGACCCCCATGGCATGTGTGGTGAGCTGAGTGGGGTCTGTGCACACCTCGGGGTCCTTCAGGGCCTCAGCGGCCACGCCGCCCTTGCCGCCCTTGCCAACTGCACAGTGAGAGAACGGGACACTTCAGCCTGCCCAGCTCTGCCCTCCTTCAACCCTCCTTTGTGTGGCCTCCAACAACCAACAGCCCCAGCTCTCTCCATGCATAACAGGGTCCCTTGTTATGGCACAGACCTGTCCCACTCCCGTGGGCCCTGAAGGCCCAGCCCATACTACACAACCCCTCTTCCATTCAGTGATgttgacatggtggcacatgcctggcatcccagcattctggagctgaggctggggagtcataagaccctgtctcaaaaaaaaaaacaaaaaaccaattctgagaagagagagatggctcggtaacTCTAGGCCAActtggcaacattttttttttttttttttgaagacagggtatGTCATGATGTAGCTCTCCTGGAACAACACAAAAAAGTaaacactaaaaatatttttgagatggggtcttcctggcaggcctggaactcacagagatcactctgcttctctgctgggattaaaggtatcacGTTCGCCTCAAAgcgtaatttttaaataattttaaataatgattATCACGGGTGTGTACACTGTCACAGTGCTTGTGGGATTGGTCATCTCCTTCCCTgcttatgtgggtcctggggatcaaactcaaggcttTCCAGGCAAGCACCTTGCACAATGAACCAACCTGCCCACCcacattactttttaaattaaaataatgacaATAACTTAGTTGATGTTGGTTATGTTTGGTGATTTACTCAAAGTTGAAGCGTGACACCCAGCCTGGTCCCGCCCTGTCCCACAAGGGCCGCGCCTGCGCACTGAGCGTAGAGGCTAGCGGCGCACCCGCAGGCCTCACTACGCTAGCACGCACCGTTTGGCCTCCGTAACGCTGCGCCTGCGCAGTCAATCCTCAGAACCCCACCTCCCCAGCAGCGCTCCGGCCGTACCCACTTTGGTTCCTTCGGAGCCAACTCACCTGGCTTTTTAGCATATTCCCGGATAGAGAATCCTCCAGGTCTTCTGAGGACCGGGAGCGCCCGGGGATGCCAGCGGGCCCACACCCGGGAAGCCCGGAGGAGATGGGCGGCCGCCATGACGCTGGCCGGCCGCTCGCACGTGCAGACTTCCGTGTTACGTCAGCCCTCCAGATCGGCTTTGGAGGTGTTGGAGGCGCCGCGgccttctgggaaatgtagtctttaaaaaaaaatttgccCGACTAACGACTAATTTTAACTTCTGTAGCTATCGACCGTTCAAAGaatatttcattaaattcttGCCCCCAGTTCAAATGGTgatggcacacctttaatcccagtactctggagatacaggtaggaggatctctgaattcaaggttaaCCTTGGCtactgcttgagttccaggacaaccaaggctacacaaagaaaccctgcctcagacgatgatgacgacaacaacaacaagtatTTAGatctttatttactttaaatgtCACAGCAAAATCATGCTTATATCCCTTGTGGAATTTTTGAAAGCTTAAAAGTTAGGACAGTCAGTTGTGatgtggaggtggaggcaagagaatcaggagtttgGGTCGATCTGtcctacacagcaagtttgaggtcagccttggctatatgAGATCTTGGCTTAAACATATGGGTAGCTGAGAATGATGGGAGTGATGAACCCCAGCTtaatccccacacttgggaggcagaggtaggtagatgcctgtgagttcctggccagcctactctacatagTGATACGTATGTGTTCTATTCACTAATAGAAAAAAGTGGGGTTTGGTGATTGGGGCTTCGTAGCAGAAATGGAGGCTGGATGcacacaggaagctgaggcaggaggatcaggagtttgaagccagcctaggctacatgagactctcaaGAATAAATAGACTAGTACTAGAATCTTCTAGACTCATTGCTAACAAACCTAACCAGGTGAACTCTTTTTAGATCACACAGTTAAGTTTAGGAATTATCATTGTCCCTAATCTATATGTAGGACCGTGATGCAAATTCCAGTGTCAACTCAAGTCTAGATTGTACCGTTATAGATCCTTACTGGGATACAAAGTGGAAGTCCGTCCTCAATAACTTCCATTCCCACTTTTCCTTTGCACTCCAAATTTTCAAGTCATGGCTCTCTTTACCATCCCTGGTTTCTGCCCATGTCCTACCTCAGCCGTTACACTCTGAAGTGATGCAGAACccgattttagaaaagaaaagccagtttGAGCCTCGCCTCCGTTCTTGTAGTCTCGGGATTCGAACCTGAGCTCTACTATCTATACTGCAACACTGGCGAGTCCCCGGAAGGAGAGAGAGCGGACTCgaggactacatttcccagcaggCCGTTTGAGAGTGTGTATGCGCAATAGTCCTGGATGGTGCAGTGACCGATGATCCGGTTCCAAAGCTGGGATCCCAGAGAGCTGCTGACTCTTCTGGAAGGACGGGCGGACCGTCCGGACAATCCTGCCCGGGCCGGAGACACAGGTACTGCGGGCCGTGCGGGACTGGACAGGCTCCCGTGGGTGACCCAAGGGCAGTGTCTGAGTTCTGAGACTGAAATCTGAGTTCTGGGGACGGAGCCTGAGTTTCAAGGGTCAGAGCCTGAGTTCTAGGGGCTAGAGGCTGAGTTCTCAGGACCAGTGCCTGAATTCTGGGGCAACAGCCTGAGTTCCACGACCTAAAGCCTGAGTTTTGGGGCTGGAGCCTGAGTTCTAGGGTCCGGAGCCTGGGTTTTTGAGACCAGAGCCTGAGTTCTAGAGACAGAAGCCTGAGTTCCCGGGGGCAGTGCTTGAGTTCCCAGGGGCAATGCCTGAGTTCCATAGCCGCAGCCTCAGTTCTAGTGTCTGTTGCTTGAGTTCTGAGGTCTGGAGCCTGAGATCTGGGGCAGGCACCTGAGTTCTTTGCTGGCTTCTGTGTAAAATGGGGTCCTTTCCTCCTGGGCAGGCCCCATGGGGATGGAATCTGTCACCTGTAGGACCATGGCTTGCCTACGAGATCCACACTCAGAGCCCTCATCTTCCAGCTTGGTGACAATGCCGGCCTGAACCTGGGTCTCAGACATGGAGTTCCTGCCAGGACCCCAGCATCCCCCAGGGCCCCCAACCATGGACTTGGAGGAGCCCAAAGGCCCCGAGGTGCCCTCTGAGAACCACCCCTCTAACACCCAGTCGGCCTTAGGGCCTGGAGGCCCTGTCACCCTGAGTGAGATGGAGCTGGACACATCCAGTGTGCAGGAGCTGGTTCAGCAGCTAGAAGCTCTACCCAGCGACCTGGGTGGCCCATTCCCAGATGGAGCCCCCTGTCCCCTGCACATTGCTACCGGCCAAGGACTTGCCACCCAGGAGAACCCAGATGCTGGTGGGCTCTTGTCGGCCGAGGCAGGCGGGGACGACCTTCTGGGTCTGCTGAGGGATGAGGCCTCTTCGCCTGCCCAATCTGTCCCCCAAGATCCTGCACAGACTGCACCCCGCCTTCTGCAGCCGCCAGAGGACCCTGATGGGGACCCGGGATGGATGGAAGGGGCATCAGCAGAGCCAGCAGACAGCAGGAGCTCCAGCAGTTCCCCGGAGCCCTGGCTGGAGACAGCACCCCTGGTGACACAGCAGGAACCACCTGTGGGTACCCAGGTAATAGTGCTCGCCTCTCTGACCTCTGACTTCTGACCCTCAGCCATGACTGGGGACTCAGCCCTGCACCTCTTATCTTCCAGAGCCGGGAGACCCTGGCCTCGTGCCCTGCCGTCACCGAGGGTgagtgtccatttttacacagaaATCAGAATGTCCTAGAACAGCCCAAAAATGGGCTCTCAAGTAATGACACAAAGTTTGCCAGTGATGATCAAGGTCTAGAGAGGACTGAATGAGAGCAGATCTTAGACGGCCAAAGAGGTGACATAAGCTGTAGAATGTTCTAGAAGCCATGCTGGTTTAGCACACTGGTTGACAGAGGATAGCTCCAGGCTGCTCTGGGGAGTTTTGAGAGCTAAAGATGGCATttacagggctggcgagatggctcagtgggtaagagcactgactgctcttccaaaggtcctgagttcaaatcccagcaaccacatggtggctcacaaccaccagtaatgagatctgaatccctcttctggtgtgtctgaagacagctacagtgtacttacttattattatatatataatacatatatatatgcatatatatgtatatatctttttaaaaaaagccaagcagtggtggtacacgcctttaatcccagcacctgggaggcagaggcaggaggatttcttagtttgaggccagcctggtctacagagagagttccaggacagccagggctatacagagaaaccctgtctcgaaaaaaaacaataaataaataaataaatattcatgggTGGGATTGTTTCAGGGCTATCGAGGACCCAGACTTTGAGACGCTCCAGGCTGACTGAAGAGAATTCTAGATCATCATGgatttttatcttatttctttttcttttggttatttttggtttctctgtgtagccctggctgtcctggaactcactctgtagaccaggctggccttgaactcagagatccgcctgcctctgcctcccaagtgctgggattaaaggcgtgtgccaccacgcccggccttgatcttctgtcttttttttttgcatttatcgAATATGGCAGAGGATCActtgtgggagttagttctctgCCCACCTTGTGgtatcccagggatcaaactcagggtatCTTACTTGGCTGAAAatgcctttacccattgagctaaATTGCTGGCCCTGCCCTGCCTGATTCCAGAATGTTAGGGACTCACGACACCACCGTGAGGCCCTGAGCTCTGACTCTTGGTCAGAAGGTTCTGGAAGAGGGGTCTTTGAGCCCTGCAACCTGTTTTGGGTCCATTCCTCCTGAGGGTGCCTCATAGTAGGGGTGACACTTCTTAGGATCCCTGAAAGTGGCAGGTACAGAGCTGGCCACCGCACACTGAGCCTCTGGAGTCTTCTAGTACAGgatcttgtgcatgctaagccGTGGACAGAACCATGAGTTTCTTGAGCAACAGCTCAGGGATTGGGGACCTCAGAGCCTGTAGAGGTCGCACCCCTCACTGTCATCTGCAGTCCCAGGTCCCTGTGGGCCGGAGGAGCTCATG encodes:
- the Mrpl54 gene encoding 39S ribosomal protein L54, mitochondrial precursor, whose product is MAAAHLLRASRVWARWHPRALPVLRRPGGFSIREYAKKPVGKGGKGGVAAEALKDPEVCTDPTQLTTHAMGVNIYKEGQDVALKADSEYPTWLFQVNLGPPKKLEELEPESREYWRLLRKQNIWRHNRLSKNKKL